ACAAGCGGCTTTTATTGCGGCGGGGATGAGGATTATAGCGGGCCGGAGTTTGAAAAATTGCGGCAAAATATCGGCGAGTGGACGCTACTACTACAAATCGGAAGTAACGACGAAAACGAGATGATGTGGTGTGATTGCGGTAAAATTTATCTGTGGATCAGAAAAAGCGATCTACGCGAGAGGAAATTTGATAAAAGCTGGCTAGTGCTGCAGTGCGATTAAATTTGCGGCCGCAGTTGGGTTTGCGGGACTGAATTTTGGTAGCGTAAATACTGCAATGCCTAAAAACGGTGTCAAATTTGGCTCGTGTTTGCCGAGTAAAAATATGAAGCCTGAAGCTGGTTGCCAAATTTGGGAGAAAATAGGCTAATTTCTAAATGAAATTTAAAAAAATCAATCCGCTTTTTGCAGTATTGCAGCGGCGATAGCAAAGCCGCCGTCGTGACTTATGGTGATTTGCGCGTCTTTTAGGTTAAAGTTTTTGATGATTTTTTCTGAGAGCTTTACTTTGGGGGCATTTTTCTCGTCTTTATAAATTTGAGCGTCAAAGAACGAAAACTCAGCCGAGATCCCGCAGCCAAGAGCCTTGCTGATAGCCTCTTTAGCTGCGAAAAATCCAGCTATCGTAGCGTCCGTTTTTGCGATATTTATCTCTTCATCGTTTAAAAAATATCTCAAAAAATCCTCGCCTCGCCGCTCTTTAAGCCTTGAGATTCGCGAGATCGCTACGATGTCTATGCCGATCATTGCACCACAAAGTCGGTAAAGTAGATATTTTTTATATGACCGTCGGCCAAAACCTCGTTTAGGCGGTCGACTATCTCGTCTTTTAGGCGGTTTTTACCTTTTTGAGTGCTGACTTCCTCGTATGTTTTAGACGATAGCGTAGAAACGACGATATCTCTTATTAGCGGCTTTTTCTTGTCGATTTCAGGCGTTAGCGTCTCGGCGCTAAGCTCTAGATCGACCTTTGTTTTTAGGTATCTCGAACCGCTTTCGCTAAGCAAATTTACGATAAACTGATCAAGCGGATAAACTGGGCCCATATTTACATAATCGTTTGATCGCTTGCCTGCCGTATTTTTAGGTGCTGCGGCTTGGACTTGCTCGGTTTGAACCTGAGCTGTTTGCGCTTGCGCATTCTCTTCATTGCCGCCCATTAGTAAG
This window of the Campylobacter showae CSUNSWCD genome carries:
- the acpS gene encoding holo-ACP synthase, coding for MIGIDIVAISRISRLKERRGEDFLRYFLNDEEINIAKTDATIAGFFAAKEAISKALGCGISAEFSFFDAQIYKDEKNAPKVKLSEKIIKNFNLKDAQITISHDGGFAIAAAILQKAD
- the fliL gene encoding flagellar basal body-associated protein FliL encodes the protein MAEEISENQGKKGNGLVLIIIIVILLLLLVVGGLLAFLLMGGNEENAQAQTAQVQTEQVQAAAPKNTAGKRSNDYVNMGPVYPLDQFIVNLLSESGSRYLKTKVDLELSAETLTPEIDKKKPLIRDIVVSTLSSKTYEEVSTQKGKNRLKDEIVDRLNEVLADGHIKNIYFTDFVVQ